The following coding sequences lie in one Gouania willdenowi chromosome 5, fGouWil2.1, whole genome shotgun sequence genomic window:
- the LOC114463266 gene encoding vimentin: MRASSYTQKSLQVSSSSGRARIQSPSPSRCRGSSYDSRGRAGYSGAAVELGTEIHQQHANEKEEMQELNVKFAGYIEKVQALEQRNAALQAELEALKSRNKGGPTGIGEEYELKFKELRELIEALTNEKGAADIERGYIEEEVEVWRLKLEEELALKEEAEMILREFRQDVDNATLQKAELEKRIEQLVAEIEFLKKLHDEEVADILKQIEDAKITAEMDGDRPDLAAYLRSMRAEIESVAARNVQEAEKWYKNKFDTLKEHAGKHEQQMKTMKDEITTFHNQVTDLQNQIDGLRAQNAALEQQLEDMEISHYDKVGNLQSIIAQLETQLCDTKLEMTKYLQDYQELLHIKLKLDAEIATYRKLLEGEEQRLGIAKVA, from the coding sequence ATGAGGGCTTCATCATATACTCAAAAAAGCCTGCAAGTTAGCAGCTCTAGCGGGAGAGCAAGAATCCAGAGCCCATCGCCTTCACGATGCCGTGGGTCCTCATACGACAGCCGTGGACGTGCAGGTTATTCTGGAGCAGCCGTTGAATTGGGCACAGAGATTCACCAGCAACATGCTAACGAGAAAGAGGAGATGCAGGAGCTCAATGTTAAGTTTGCTGGATATATTGAAAAAGTTCAGGCCCTGGAGCAGAGGAACGCCGCTCTCCAAGCTGAGCTGGAAGCACTGAAGAGTCGAAACAAGGGCGGACCCACTGGCATCGGAGAGGAGTATGAGCTCAAGTTTAAAGAGTTACGGGAGCTCATCGAGGCCCTGACAAATGAAAAGGGGGCTGCTGATATTGAGCGAGGCTACATCGAAGAAGAGGTGGAAGTCTGGAGGCTAAAACTGGAAGAGGAGTTGGCACTAAAGGAAGAAGCCGAGATGATTTTGAGAGAATTTCGTCAGGATGTTGACAACGCCACCCTGCAGAAGGCCGAGCTGGAAAAACGAATAGAGCAGCTGGTGGCCGAGATCGAGTTTCTCAAAAAGTTGCATGACGAAGAGGTGGCTGACATCCTGAAGCAGATTGAAGACGCTAAGATTACAGCTGAAATGGACGGGGATCGTCCTGATCTGGCTGCTTATCTGCGCAGCATGCGAGCAGAGATCGAGTCGGTTGCTGCCCGTAATGTTCAAGAAGCAGAGAAGTGGTATAAGAACAAGTTTGACACCCTGAAAGAGCACGCTGGCAAACATGAGCAACAGATGAAGACGATGAAAGATGAGATCACAACCTTCCACAACCAGGTGACAGACCTGCAGAACCAAATTGATGGTCTGAGGGCCCAAAATGCCGCCCTGGAGCAGCAGCTGGAAGACATGGAGATATCTCACTATGACAAAGTGGGAAACCTGCAAAGTATTATTGCTCAGCTCGAGACCCAGCTCTGCGACACCAAACTAGAGATGACCAAATACCTTCAAGATTACCAGGAATTACTGCACATTAAGCTCAAGCTGGACGCTGAGATAGCAACCTACAGAAAGCTGTTGGAGGGGGAGGAACAAAGGCTTGGAATTGCCAAAGTTgcttaa